A genomic stretch from Erigeron canadensis isolate Cc75 chromosome 9, C_canadensis_v1, whole genome shotgun sequence includes:
- the LOC122582670 gene encoding mitotic-spindle organizing protein 1A-like → MDTDAARTARESLELVFQMSNILDTGLDRHTLSVLIALCDQGLNPEALATVVKEFRRDPPLTTSTAQTTPSTK, encoded by the coding sequence ATGGATACAGATGCTGCACGAACAGCTCGGGAATCTCTAGAGTTAGTTTTTCAGATGTCAAACATTCTTGATACAGGGTTGGATCGCCACACGCTTTCTGTGCTAATTGCGCTTTGCGATCAGGGGTTAAATCCCGAGGCACTTGCTACGGTCGTTAAGGAGTTTCGTAGGGATCCACCATTGACCACCTCAACAGCACAAACAACTCCCTCCACTAAATGA
- the LOC122582399 gene encoding LOW QUALITY PROTEIN: putative disease resistance protein RGA3 (The sequence of the model RefSeq protein was modified relative to this genomic sequence to represent the inferred CDS: inserted 2 bases in 2 codons; deleted 1 base in 1 codon), with amino-acid sequence MADAIISGLVKDLLGRLTSAAIQEYRLLRGLKNDLLKLSDDLNQIQAVLQDAEKKRRSQEAVELWVKSLRSASLKIENVLDEVSTEAMLRQLHKELGMKHRLRAFFSSHHNPLMFRTRIAHKVKDIQRKLADISAKRFDLNLSPEDGGIGGGIPKRETGSRTKVSTVLGRNEDMETVIEKICNSDIGKNEDNDIRVYALWGMGGLGKTTLAKLVYNDERVKGHFDFKFWIYVSENFQVKELXKRNIESIDKSECRLSRLDELQKCVQEKLRGKRFLVVLDDVWIEDSEKDKWEDLSNTLSCGAQGSFVMVTTRSKTTSKMMAKFPELQHELGCLSKEDSWSLFKKFAFAEGREGGEITELEPLGKKIAEKCKGLPLAVKTLGSMMWSKSNRQEWQHVMDSDIWDLQENNILPALKLSYDNLLPHVKRCFAYCCMFPKGHEMEKDVLLLLWKANRLIPSRGDVDWYLLGEEIFNCLVWRSFFQVVDNEYKMHDLMHDLARYVMGHDCSIMEPGKESIAPDELLHLSSSCPDFPYLQPDLENLESLRSVFFFSREFMPMFGNIFDHLYLRVLYLAEINILTLPESIGKLKHLRYLNLSKACIQVLPESIIYLQNLQMLLLNGCWELYKLPDGMRYMRNLQYLDISRCPSLRYVPVGIGKLTSLRRLSSFPIGENKGAQIRELGKLNLIGPNLILDGLKNVGGLKEAQCANLRSKTHLLALCLSWSLGRGAHDEEPSAQDIEVLEGLEPNPSLEDLTIFKYMGKNISPSWMVKLRNLVEIQFSGCLKCEHIPPLGKFPSLRVIKIENMHELKYFHDDDMSGDNFLFSQLQVLNIFHCYQLRNLPGNLPKLKELXECCENLVSLPDEMQSFKDLNTLEIVACENLSRRCVKGIGEDWPKISHIPNVDIRCPFARYD; translated from the exons atgGCTGATGCTATTATTTCAGGCCTTGTGAAAGATTTGCTGGGGAGACTGACATCTGCAGCTATCCAAGAGTACCGTCTGCTTCGGGGACTCAAAAATGATCTTTTAAAACTGAGTGATGATCTCAATCAGATCCAAGCTGTTCTCCAAGATGCCGAAAAGAAGCGTAGGAGCCAAGAGGCTGTAGAATTATGGGTCAAGAGTCTAAGATCCGCGTCGTTAAAGATAGAGAATGTGTTGGATGAGGTCTCAACGGAAGCCATGTTGCGACAGCTACACAAGGAACTAGGCATGAAACACAGGCTAAGAGCCTTCTTCTCCTCCCATCATAATCCGCTTATGTTCCGTACTAGGATTGCTCACAAAGTTAAAGACATTCAGAGAAAGTTAGCTGACATTTCAGCTAAAAGATTCGACTTAAATTTGTCTCCTGAAGATGGAGGAATAGGTGGTGGAATTCCCAAGAGGGAAACCGGCTCACGTACAAAAGTTTCAACTGTTTTAGGAAGAAATGAAGATATGGAGACGGTAATTGAAAAGATATGTAACAGTGACATAGGCAAGAATGAAGATAATGACATTCGGGTGTATGCACTATGGGGTATGGGTGGTTTGGGAAAGACAACTCTAGCCAAATTAGTGTATAACGATGAACGGGTGAAGGGgcattttgatttcaaattttgGATCTATGTCTCTGAAAACTTCCAAGTTAAGGAGT ATAAGAGGAACATAGAATCCATAGATAAAAGCGAGTGTAGGCTTTCACGGCTAGATGAGTTGCAAAAATGCGTTCAAGAGAAGTTACGGGGAAAGAGATTTCTAGTTGTGTTGGATGATGTTTGGATCGAGGACAGTGAAAAAGACAAGTGGGAAGACTTAAGTAACACACTAAGTTGTGGGGCACAAGGCAGCTTTGTTATGGTGACAACACGTTCCAAGACTACTAGTAAGATGATGGCTAAGTTTCCAGAGTTACAGCATGAATTGGGATGTTTATCGAAAGAGGACTCGTGGTCATTGTTCAAGAAGTTCGCATTTGCTGAAGGCAGAGAGGGTGGAGAAATAACAGAGTTAGAGCCTCTTGGAAAGAAGATAGCCGAGAAATGTAAGGGGTTGCCTTTGGCAGTGAAGACTTTGGGTAGCATGATGTGGTCGAAAAGCAATAGGCAGGAATGGCAACATGTGATGGATAGCGACATATGGGATTTGCAAGAAAACAATATCTTGCCAGCATTGAAGTTAAGCTATGATAATTTGCTTCCACATGTAAAGCGGTGTTTTGCTTATTGTTGTATGTTTCCTAAAGGCCATGAAATGGAAAAAGATGTATTGCTTTTATTGTGGAAGGCAAATAGATTAATTCCATCAAGAGGAGATGTAGACTGGTATTTGCTTGGAGAAGAAATTTTCAACTGTTTGGTATGGAGGTCTTTCTTCCAGGTTGTTGACAACGAATATAAAATGCATGATTTGATGCATGACCTGGCGAGGTATGTGATGGGGCATGATTGTTCAATTATGGAGCCTGGTAAGGAGTCGATAGCCCCAGATGAGTTGCTTCACTTAAGTTCATCTTGTCCGGATTTTCCTTATTTACAGCCTGATTTGGAAAACTTAGAATCGTTAAGGTCAGTATTCTTCTTTTCAAGGGAATTTATGCCAATGTTTGGAAATATATTTGACCATCTGTATCTACGGGTGTTGTACTTGGCtgaaatcaatatattaacATTGCCCGAATCAATTGGCAAACTCAAACATTTGAGATACTTGAATTTATCAAAGGCATGTATACAAGTTCTACCAGAGTCGATAATTTATCTCCAAAACTTGCAAATGTTACTTCTGAATGGGTGTTGGGAGTTATATAAGTTGCCTGATGGTATGAGATACATGAGGAATCTTCAATACCTGGACATCTCTCGTTGTCCTTCGCTTAGGTATGTGCCTGTTGGAATCGGAAAACTAACTAGTCTCCGAAGACTTTCAAGTTTTCCTATCGGTGAAAATAAGGGGGCCCAAATAAGGGAATTGGGGAAACTAAATCTTATTGGTCCGAATTTGATATTAGATGGTCTTAAGAATGTTGGAGGTTTAAAGGAAGCCCAATGTGCCAATCTTAGAAGCAAAACACATTTGTTAGCATTGTGCTTGAGCTGGTCACTAGGTCGTGGGGCACATGATGAAGAGCCGTCAGCACAAGATATAGAGGTTCTTGAAGGATTGGAACCAAATCCGAGTCTCGAGGATCTCACAATATTCAAGTACATGGGAAAAAATATTTCTCCAAGTTGGATGGTCAAATTAAGAAATTTGGTTGAAATTCAATTTTCTGGATGTTTAAAGTGTGAACATATACCACCACTTGGAAAATTTCCTAGCCTTAGAGTTATTAAGATTGAAAACATGCAT GAGTTGAAGTATTTCCATGATGACGACATGTCAGGGGACAACTTTCTATTTTCACAGTTACAAGTGTTAAATATATTTCATTGTTACCAATTGAGAAATTTGCCAGGCAACCTTCCAAAACTCAAGGAAC TAGAGTGTTGTGAGAATTTGGTTTCTTTACCTGATGAGATGCAAAGTTTCAAGGATCTCAATACACTTGAGATCGTAGCATGTGAAAATCTAAGTAGAAGATGTGTGAAAGGTATCGGTGAGGATTGGCCTAAAATTTCACACATTCCAAATGTCGACATTCGTTGCCCCTTTGCAAG GTACGACTGA